In Deltaproteobacteria bacterium, a single genomic region encodes these proteins:
- a CDS encoding type II toxin-antitoxin system HicB family antitoxin, producing the protein MTNSQQIGVEFRLPATVRKKGKWYVSSCQPLDVHSQGRTREEARKNLVDALVFFLESCFERGTLADVLRDAGFVRDARKPAPRAREPKATDAVTVPLRLRIRGRISSASASTGAAA; encoded by the coding sequence GTGACAAACAGCCAACAAATCGGTGTCGAGTTTCGGTTGCCCGCCACGGTTCGGAAAAAGGGCAAGTGGTACGTGTCGTCATGCCAACCGCTCGACGTTCACTCGCAGGGACGCACGCGTGAAGAAGCTAGGAAGAACCTGGTCGACGCGCTGGTGTTCTTCCTAGAGAGCTGCTTCGAGCGTGGCACTCTCGCCGACGTGCTGCGCGACGCTGGCTTTGTGCGCGATGCTCGCAAGCCAGCACCGAGGGCGCGAGAGCCCAAGGCGACCGATGCGGTGACGGTTCCGTTGCGGCTCCGGATTCGTGGCCGGATATCATCTGCGTCTGCGAGTACCGGGGCAGCCGCGTGA